The sequence below is a genomic window from Colletotrichum destructivum chromosome 4, complete sequence.
ACGTCCCTCCAAGCCGCGTAGGTCAGCTTGCTGGAGAAGGTCCGGTAGCTGTGGTGCCTCAGCCCCGAGACGGCCTCCCTTGCTGCTTCGTCGTCCAGATCGTTGTAGAAGACCTCTGCCGGCTGCGCGGGGACGACCCGCGTACCGTCTTGCGACACAATGAACCAAGATGGCAGATCTCCCTGGAGCATGTCCAATAGAGAAACCCCTTGAAATAACCCACGTCAGCTTTTCCGGCCGTTGTTGATGCTATGCTTCGAAATGACAACCCTGATTTACCTTCTGGGGCGAGGAACGCAGCGCAAAACACCAAGCGGACGATCCCGCCCGGCTTGCCCTGGCGTTGACGGGCCGTCTTGTCGAGCCCACGACAGGCTTCGCAGCCCACGATGCCCCCATAGCTGTGCATGAAGAGCACGACATCTTGACAGTCGTCGACTGCCGCCTGAATCTGTTgccggatggcggcgacatCGGGCCCGAAGTCCGCCAAAGGAGGCTCTGCGCCAAAACACGGGAGCCGGACAAGCTTGGTAGCGTAGCCAAGAGCTTCGAGCCGAGAGGTCACCGGTAAGAACTTGGTTGCGCAGTGCCACGCTCCcgggacgaagatgaaggtAGGCTTGGCCGACATGGCGTTGACGCTTAGTCGGTTCTGGCTTCGTTGGGTATGGTGTGTTTGTGTTAATGTTGTACCTGGTTAAGGCTTTTGCAGACTGCCATTTGACCTTCTTTTAACCCCTCCACACGGTACGATGGTATCCAGGGGGTGAAGACAACAGCAAATGCCCGAACCTACGTGGCAGATGTCTTCGGATCGGAATCCGGGCCAGAAGTCCAAGATGGAGCATACCAAACGGGGCACCAAAACGGGATACCGGGAGGCAGGATGTCAAGTTTCTAACCAACACGATCATCTTGAAGTATGTAACATAGGCAAACATTCTGCACAGCCACCCCTTTTAGAGTTCCGGCGAACGACAAAACACTGAAGCTTGAAGGTAGCACACGATCTCAAAGTTCCCCTCATGTCCTGATACACTCGGCAGTCAGTGCGTGTCTGTCACCCGATGATTGCTTCGGTACATAGGCCATCCATAGGCGACCCGTTCCCGAAAGCGTCCCATCCCCGACCCCGATAGGCTGTGATGTTGCCCCTGGAAGTGTCCTGGGCGTAGTGATTCTTTCATCCGACAGTCATCGAAGCGATGTTTGCCTTGAATACTCCCGCGTTAGCACCGGTAACGCGGGATTATACCCCGAGgtctggggggggggatggcaAACAATGTCCCAACAAGAGCGTCATACATATCATCCGAATAGTCGGTCAGGCCACAACGAGCGACTGTGCCGCAGCGATGCTTCCCTTCTTTGTTGTCTTCGAATTGGCTTCTGTATGACTATGACCCTCCGTCCCAACACTCTTCGGTGTTGGATTATAAGTTTGAAGGCTgtatacctacctaggtaatCATAGGTGGTCTATTCTGTTTCACCATCCTAACCGCGGGAACTCTATTCACGTGTTTGCCTACTCGAATACCACTTTTACACTTTTCCTCCTAAGAAACGCGAACTTGCTCATTATTCGTGAAGTTCGAGCATCCGAGATGTCGCCTCCGCCAGAGTTCTGTCAGCCTCCGACCAAGAGCTTCAgcgtggccgtcgtcgggggcgGTATCGCCGGCCTGACCCTCACCCTCCAGCTGCTCCAGAGCCGGATACCTGTGACCCTCTACGAGCAGGCCGCCAAGTTCAGCGAGATCGGGGCGGGCGTATCCTTTGGCCCCAACGCCCTCCGGGCCATGTCCCTCATCTCGCCGCACGTACGGCAGGCCTTTGAGAACCACGCGACGAATAACCTGTCGGAGGACCACCGGAACGTGTGGTTCGACTTCCGGTACGGCGAAAGCTGCGGCGGCAGGCACCGCGAGGGCGAGATGATCCACCGCCAGGTGTGCGAGACGGGCCAGACCAGCGTTCACCGGGCGCACTTCCTGGACGAGCTTGTCAAGCTTCTGCCGGAAGGGGTCGCCATGTTCGGAAAGCGGGCGGTGGGCtacgaagacgacggcgcgcgCGTGTCGTTGAGGTTCCAGGACGGCACGACCGCCGTCCACGACGCGGTGGTCGCCTGCGACGGCATCAAGTCCAGGCTGAGGAGCGTGAtgctcggcgaggccaacCCGGCCTCcaaggccgtcttctccggcAAGTACGCGTaccgcggcctcgtccccatggaggaggcggagcaaGTGTtgggcgaggagctggcgaGGAACAGCCAGATATACTCTGGACGGCACGGGCACATCCTGACGTTCTCTGTGGCGAAGGGAAAGATGATGAATGGTAAGCAGCCCTGATGCTATAAGTTACTACTTCTCGGGCCAACACCAGAGGCTAACGGGGCGGTGGGGCGGCAGTGGTTGCTTTCCGCAGCGCGGACGAGTGGCCGTCGGACAACTGGGTCGTGTCCGTGGACAAGGAGGCCATACTTCGGGACTTTGACGGCTGGGGCGACCAGTGCCGCAACATCATCCAGATGATGCGCAAGCCCGACGTGTGGGCGCTCTTCGACCACCCGCCGAGCCCGACCTACTACCGGGGCCGGGTCTgcctgctcggcgacgccgcccacgccTCGACGCCGCACAAGGGCTCCGGCGCGGGCATGGCGATCGAGGACGCGTGCGTCCTGGGGACCCTGCTGGGCCTGGTCCCGGACGCGCGAGGCCCGGGTGggggcgtcgaggcggcgtTCGCGGCGTACGACGCCACGCGGCGCGAGAGGTCGCAGCGGCTCGTGGTCGACAGCCGCGAGCAGGGCCGGCTGTACGACCtggagctgggcgacgacccAACGTGGATCGCCGAGGACCTGTCGACCCGCATGGACTGGGTGTGGAAGTACGACCTGGCGCAGGAGCTGGAGCGAGGCCGGAGGGAGGTGGAGAAGTACCAGAAGGCGTCCGACACGCGGGCACAACTGTAAACTTGTACTATGAGTGATGATAAGGGCACGATTTGTCTTGTTTTGTATTAAAGGAGGCTTGTTGAGTAAGCACAAGTTAGGGTGTCACGTTGTAAAAAGAAAGCTCTCTGGCCTCTGCGAGCAGCAACTTACATGTGTCAAAAAGTATTTGACTAAAATGTCCGAGTTTCTGAAATCAACTCAAACAACTGGCTAGTCAACTCGTTCCTCGACCCTTCTTCTCTAGGCATGCGTGTGCCTGCCAATGTTGTAATTGTTAGTTTTACAAGCCTACATGGATAGAAGTTGTGAAAAGAGATTTGGTTGCCTGCTGCTTTCTCACATATTTTGAGGACCTAAACATCTTCAACATTTTAACTTTTAGATATAGTCCCTTAGCTAAGAGCAACAAAATTAGTTGGTACCTAATTCTAAAATCTATCcagcacctacctaccttttCTGTACACTTTCGGGGCATTTCGCCGAGCTAACTTTCAAACCCTCGGCAGGGTGTATCAACCTTACAACTTATACGAAAGGAGTACATTTGTAAAGGCCATGAGCAGCCGTTGTCTAGAGCTAGTGTGCATGTGCATGTAGATCTCAGCACAATCGTCATGAAGACATCCACCGCGGTGCCACTCCAACAATTCACCACATCGTGAGAACGTCTCCGCCCTGGTGGGCTAGCGGTATGATTCTTCCTTAGGGTTATCAACACATATCTCGTAATTCACTGGAAGTAGGGTTGTCTACGACATCTCAATTATCAAATGGGAGCATTGACTGGTGTTGATTTTACATAATGCACTGAGCatgtcctccccccccctctccctcccctaAAGCACCCAACCGAAAGCGCGAACCAGCGGTCTTCCCTGGCCAGGGCCCATCTCTTTTGACTCTCCACCACTGTGTAGGTGGAGCTTTTGCTGGGGAGTATTTCGCAACCTGTGTGTGGCTTGCGTGGATACCCACAAGAGTCAAGCGGCCTCGTCTGCAGCTCTGCAACTTGGGACAGAGTTGGTCTTCTTTTACATTGATTTACTGACGACACAGTGTTTTCTTAACATGTCTAAGGCTGAGTTGGCTAGGTGGCCCGGTGGCTCTTAGAGGGGGTCGAATTAAACGATCGAAGAATGCTGTCTAGGCATTGCCGGTTTCAGTCTGTCACTTTAGCGCTTGTTCCTCACATCGTCCAGAACCAATCATTGTACACGGTCTTGGTCAGAAAAGAGCCAAATGTAAACATGAATCTTCGTTACGCGTTATGCAGTAAAACCATGAAATCTACGGGGTATCGTATCGTCTATGCTCATGCCAATACCACACAAGACAGGCTGTAAATCATATCCAATGCAACATGCTTCAAAAGAACCTTCCCATCATAGCCATCGATCGAGGTCGGACCCTTCAACGGCTACAGGGAGGTTTTGCCGGTCGAGCAACGCGGGTTGCCCCCAAACCAAACCATCATTATCGTTTAAACATTACGTAGGCTTTCTCCAGTCCCAGCCGCTGGCCATGCCTCTGGAGACGGCAGCCATAACGCTGCCCAGCGCAAGGCACACGCCGGCCCATACCCAAGCGCTAGAGAAGCTGACGGAGCGCACCAGGGCGCCTCCGACGGGGGACCCGAACAACAGGGCGACGGACATGACGGCGTAGGCCATGCCGAGGCGGGTGCCGATGTAGTCGCGGTCCCGGGTGAGCTTGGCGAAGGTGGCCGGCTgcagcgagaagaagctgccgctgctgaaGCCGtagaagacgagggcgacgaccaGGCCGGCGGTGTGCTGGACGGCCATGAGGCAGAGCGCCGAGACGGACATGACGAacacggcggcgacgagcaggTTCATGCCGCCGAGACGCTGGGCGAACAGGTTCGGGATGACGCGGCCGAGAATGGAGCCGCCGTTCATGATGGCCAGCAGGTACTTGTCGACCTGGGAGCTCGCGGCGCCGCGCTGGAGGGCGAAGCCCTGGATGTAGACAAAGGGCGTGTACATGCCCAGGAAGACGAGACAGCAGGCTGCCACGAAGAGGAGGTAAGGGGCGTCCGTGAAGGCGGACCGGTCGATCCAGGCGcgcctccgccgcggcgtccttggcgtGTGCATGCTGACGATGGACACGCCCTGGGTGGCCAGCGCCACCAGCGCCATGGTCCGCACCGTCCAGGCGAAGCCGATCTCGGGCTCGAGGGACCGGAACAGGATGGGCAGTACCAGACTAGAAAGAAGAGAATAGCATCAAACGTCAGTGTCCAGGGTCTTTCTTGTCTTAAAGGGGGGAAATGGAAGAATAAGGCCAGGACTTACCCGCCAACACCGCTccccgccgcggcgacgcCAAAGGCCACGGGTAGCCTCGTGGAGAACCACGGCGAcaggacggcgacgcccaGGACGGCCAGGCTGCCCATGCCGGCGCCCACGCAGAGCCCCTGCGACAAGAGCAGCTGCCAGAGGGTCCGGCTGAAGCTCTGGGCGACGGTaccggcgacgatgagcaTGGAGCCGGCCCAGAGCAGTTGGCGCGCGTAACCCAGGTCGAAGATGGGGCCGGCGAAGCAGCCCAGGAAGACCATCAGGAAGCTCTGCAGGGAGCCAATGGTGGAGATGGCGAAGGGGCTGTACTCCTGCAGCAGGTCGGCCTCATAGTGGACCTGGAAGACGCCGAAGCTGGCGACGAGACCTGTAAGACAACCTTGGTGTTAGTCTTTTTGACTCTTTGTGCCAGCCCACACAGCCCAACCACCTTGGGGCAACGGTGCTTGAATCAACTTTGACGACATCTTTTGTGACGGGAAGAACAGCAGGATGCAGGGGAGACTTAACACTCACCCCAAGTATTGAAGTATATGAAAAAGGACGCAAGGACCTGGAGCCAGGCCCTCAAGCCGCCGTTCGGGGGGCCCGGTGCCGGTTTCTCGGAGAGGGCGTCCGGCGTTGTTGCGAGGtggttgccgtcgccgccgtcgctgtcgccgccgctctcctcgtcggtccTCGGGGAGaggctcgggctcggcgtgTCCTGCTCGGAACTGTGCTCGGTACCGGGTTCGGAAAGGTCGTGCCCAAAGGGGGACTTTTCCTTTTCCGCCAGGAATGGCATGACGCCACTTTATTTTCCCTTTTAGCTCAGCCCAGTGCAGGGTTGCATCGAGAGGTCATGCAGGTAGGTGTTTGCTGCTGGGTTTGTTCGCCGTGCGTACGTGCGTGCGTGCGAGCGTATGCTTCTGCGTATgtatgtgtttgtgtgtgtgtgtgtgtgtgtgtgtgtgttcgtCTTggctcttcctcctcctcctctttcaaTACCCAATTCAGAGTTGAGAAGTATTGATCACCAAGCGACGTATACACCACCCAACTCGAACAGTATAAACAAGCACCGGAAGCGccagagagggagaagagggggaaaaaagtAAGATAATGACGGCCAACTCTCTCCGCCCGCTGGATGAATCTTAAaaggagagaagaaaagagaagaatTAGCACTGATTGTTAAATACATTCCAGGCGGAGTCCTCCACGGGTTTGGCCTTCTGTTGAGAGCGGCGCCTGGGCCTCGCCGGAGCTCGGGTTGACGCTGCCTTTCGCCGTCGCGGCTGTCGCAGCCCGTGTTACAGAGACCAGATGGCCCTCGAAACATATCGTCGTTGCGACGATGGGcgggaaaaagaaaacacGCTGGTCCAGCTTACCAaatgtttctctctctctctctctctctctctctctcgacgGGACGTACGGATCTGGCTGTTCTTTGCGGTGAAGCACGCGCGAACTGCAAACTAGAGTTGGCGCGCGCGTTTGGTGCGTGTTTCCAATAATcccaccgaggaggagaggtaGGGAAGGGAAGCCGGCGGGTGAAGATGCGAGGATGAGATGTTTTGGTTATTAcgttgccgatgccgatgccgttTAGAGCATCACCGATGCAGGTCGTCGGTCGTGGTGCAGAAAGCAGAAGCCCGATCGcagtagtagcagcagcaacaatAAGAGCAGTAACAGACTTGACACTTCACAAGCTTTCTTTCACTTTGGCATTTTGGAGGCGGGATGCCCTCGGGTACATGTGGTCACTCCCCAGCGACGCATCTCGGGCCTCGTCTGGAATCTTGGGCATCTAGGAACGCCGCCAGTCTTCAAGGTTTTTTTTGAAAGCTCGTTGAAAGCTCGGAGTGGTGGATTCGACGATTGACcaactactactactactataCCTACTTGAGCCGTCGAGGCTGGGGCCATGGCCGGGCGGTGAAGAGGGAAATGCCTTTTGCGGCCGGTTCGGCCACAGTCCGtgggtcggcggcgggggctCTGGCACGATGCTGCTCCATCGCGCGCTGCCTCAACGCCGAGTTTGCTGATTAGAGCCGCGGGGTTCTCCTGATAACGACTCGACGAGATCCCGAAGGCCTCCCATGAGCTTCTTGGCAAAAGGGAAGTTGTGGAGAAACGGAGACGGGTTACGTGATGTTTCTTAGGAAACCAGAAAGGTGGCCGGccagaagggggggggaaagcGGGAtaagaagggggaaaagagaaatGAGGGACAAAGTTTAAGTGAGAGCGAGCGTCGCTGCGAGCTCATGGGCAGAAACCGACGGGGTTTTCGTTTTATGTATTCGTATAGATAGATGGGTGGTCTAGAAAGTAGAAACAACCGTAACGACAAGTGCTTGGGTGAAATGACGTAAAACCCGACGGATGTTATCCCACATTCCGGCTCCCTAGACCGAGTTTGTTGTTTCCATCACGCTTGGCTGGGCTGTTTGTTGACTTGGCAAGGAGGTGTCGCGGATCGGGGGCCTTGTTGTGATGAGCAGTCGATCACGAATGAtgaagagcagcagccgcatCAAAAATAGAGTTGCGGGTTCTCCAACCGGCGGTCTCTGCGCTCGATGGCGCCAGcatgtgtgtgcgtgtgtgtgtgtgtgtgtgggtgtgggtgggtgtgggtgggtgtgggtgggtgggcggCAGCGTGATTTGGTGTGGTGTGATGGCATGTTGTTTTATGACCCTCGGACTTGTCAGTTTTTGGAACTCGGCTCTCGgttcatcatcatcatcacggTAACGCTTCAAGGATTCAAAATGGGGGCGGGCGGCCGATGGATTGCAGCACACGTTCATTCCATGGCATGGCTGTCATGTTCTACGGCCGGCCCATGTGCACCACAACCTCAACCGGCTAATCGTAGATCCATGAGGACGTTTCAAGTGATCAAGTGGGCTCCTCATGAATCCATGAATCAAGTCGTCTTCCACATGTTGATGATCGATGAGCACCGAGCATGAATCCGCAGTCCCAAGTTTTGTCATGTAGTGAGTGAGTGGCGTGGTGATGTGCAATTCCCAAGGGTTGGGATTTCTCTAAAAAGAAAGTCGCTCCAGTATTTTGTGTCCCCCCGTACGGATaccacccatccatcccagTCTGAGAAACAAAAAGAGAAACGAATAATAATAACAAAAAAAACACGCAGAGCAGAGACGAGACCAGGGCTTgtcgccccccccctctctaCGACTGACTCAGGTACGACAGGTAATCTCTCcatccgtcgtcgccctggccgacgTAGCCAATGTACATGTCCGGCCTGACGACAACTGTGAagttgtcatcgtcggccgccCACTCGGCCGTAAAggtcgacgaagacgactcTGCCGGAGAATCCCCAGCTCCTGTCGACGTCGTACGagtctcctcctccgcctgtTGGGGTTTGATGTTGAAGAGCCTGACGCCTGCCGATGGGTCGCGGCTCGCCCCCGGCTGCCCTCCGACCCTGAGCACCAGGTGCTTGCCGTACTGGCTCGAGACGAGCTCGTAGAGGCGCTTCGGCTCCCCTCCGGAGACCGCGGAGACCGGCGCCAGGAGGACGTCCGGACAGCGCCGGCCTGCGGTCCAGATGCCGTGGGAGGACTCGTGGACCAGAGGCGAGCCGGTGCCGTCGTAGGCCACGCCCATGCC
It includes:
- a CDS encoding Putative alpha/beta hydrolase-1, with protein sequence MSAKPTFIFVPGAWHCATKFLPVTSRLEALGYATKLVRLPCFGAEPPLADFGPDVAAIRQQIQAAVDDCQDVVLFMHSYGGIVGCEACRGLDKTARQRQGKPGGIVRLVFCAAFLAPEGVSLLDMLQGDLPSWFIVSQDGTRVVPAQPAEVFYNDLDDEAAREAVSGLRHHSYRTFSSKLTYAAWRDVPVTYIKCELDRAIPPQVQQSMIDVAGRDVVVESVETGHSPFLNKPDLVTTALRRSAGEAF
- a CDS encoding Putative FAD-binding domain, FAD/NAD(P)-binding domain superfamily, with translation MSPPPEFCQPPTKSFSVAVVGGGIAGLTLTLQLLQSRIPVTLYEQAAKFSEIGAGVSFGPNALRAMSLISPHVRQAFENHATNNLSEDHRNVWFDFRYGESCGGRHREGEMIHRQVCETGQTSVHRAHFLDELVKLLPEGVAMFGKRAVGYEDDGARVSLRFQDGTTAVHDAVVACDGIKSRLRSVMLGEANPASKAVFSGKYAYRGLVPMEEAEQVLGEELARNSQIYSGRHGHILTFSVAKGKMMNVVAFRSADEWPSDNWVVSVDKEAILRDFDGWGDQCRNIIQMMRKPDVWALFDHPPSPTYYRGRVCLLGDAAHASTPHKGSGAGMAIEDACVLGTLLGLVPDARGPGGGVEAAFAAYDATRRERSQRLVVDSREQGRLYDLELGDDPTWIAEDLSTRMDWVWKYDLAQELERGRREVEKYQKASDTRAQL
- a CDS encoding Putative major facilitator superfamily, MFS transporter superfamily, translating into MPFLAEKEKSPFGHDLSEPGTEHSSEQDTPSPSLSPRTDEESGGDSDGGDGNHLATTPDALSEKPAPGPPNGGLRAWLQVLASFFIYFNTWGLVASFGVFQVHYEADLLQEYSPFAISTIGSLQSFLMVFLGCFAGPIFDLGYARQLLWAGSMLIVAGTVAQSFSRTLWQLLLSQGLCVGAGMGSLAVLGVAVLSPWFSTRLPVAFGVAAAGSGVGGLVLPILFRSLEPEIGFAWTVRTMALVALATQGVSIVSMHTPRTPRRRRAWIDRSAFTDAPYLLFVAACCLVFLGMYTPFVYIQGFALQRGAASSQVDKYLLAIMNGGSILGRVIPNLFAQRLGGMNLLVAAVFVMSVSALCLMAVQHTAGLVVALVFYGFSSGSFFSLQPATFAKLTRDRDYIGTRLGMAYAVMSVALLFGSPVGGALVRSVSFSSAWVWAGVCLALGSVMAAVSRGMASGWDWRKPT